The Thermocrinis ruber genome has a window encoding:
- a CDS encoding thioredoxin family protein, with protein sequence MEEFLKILFFAVAFIVLLRLGLKLYVLNKAKAMKGAEVELIKDGVLYFYSQRCGACKAMEPQVEKLSQALEVKKIDVFSEEGQKIAKSLGVMATPTTVVVKDGKVQKTFVGVVSADRILEEFKP encoded by the coding sequence ATGGAAGAGTTTCTAAAAATCCTCTTCTTTGCGGTTGCCTTTATAGTATTGCTAAGGCTCGGACTAAAGCTCTATGTTTTGAACAAGGCTAAGGCTATGAAAGGTGCAGAGGTAGAGCTAATAAAGGACGGAGTTCTTTACTTTTACTCCCAAAGATGTGGTGCCTGCAAGGCTATGGAGCCTCAGGTGGAAAAGCTAAGCCAAGCGTTGGAGGTAAAAAAGATTGATGTTTTCTCGGAGGAAGGACAAAAGATCGCCAAAAGCTTGGGTGTGATGGCTACGCCCACCACTGTGGTGGTAAAGGACGGAAAGGTTCAAAAGACCTTTGTGGGTGTTGTTAGTGCAGACAGAATTTTGGAGGAGTTCAAGCCCTAA
- the recJ gene encoding single-stranded-DNA-specific exonuclease RecJ produces the protein MKGLSGKEWVLLSEIIKPEEDVVSELGEVVAQILANRGQDQSILDLRLKRLLPPHRIPNIDLAVERIKKAIDKRERIVLFGDYDVDGITGTALLYRFLKNFPITVVPLLPSRQSGYGLNKRLVDKLSHYADLLITIDNGTTAVEELREFKRDAVVIDHHNVGEELPPAILLNPKLSQDLPKELKELSSVGLVFYLIALLTRELNIDYDPRLDIYLPAIGTLADFMPLNLTNRIIVSYGIKCLEYVQKGQIKAYGIKALMERVGLNGTITSRDITFSIVPRLNAPGRVSRPSVALKLFLTEDPDRARSLANRIEEINQRRRLISERAYELALKQALSQKDRKFLVVVLDSWAGGVAGLVAGRLSAEFQKPTAVFAVGDQAVGSVRSANGIDVYSLLSQFSHLYLKWGGHSYAMGLSMEKEKLGLFMDLVEESLKDVEPSSTILEIDAPLSLERITPELIKKLHSLEPFGEGFPPPTFMCECELIPKNYDENRLELKTPSGFSFISWDKDLNRKLLGLERLKGKVVYQIDLTRPKRLHLLDFAHE, from the coding sequence ATGAAAGGGTTGTCGGGTAAAGAGTGGGTTCTTTTAAGCGAGATAATAAAGCCCGAGGAAGATGTGGTCTCTGAACTGGGTGAGGTTGTTGCTCAAATTCTTGCCAACAGAGGGCAGGATCAGTCCATCTTGGACCTTCGGCTCAAAAGACTCCTTCCACCTCACCGCATACCAAACATAGACCTGGCGGTGGAAAGAATAAAGAAGGCGATAGATAAAAGAGAAAGGATTGTGCTCTTTGGGGATTACGATGTGGATGGGATCACTGGCACCGCACTGCTCTACAGATTTTTGAAGAACTTTCCCATAACGGTGGTCCCGCTACTTCCCAGCAGGCAGTCGGGCTACGGTCTAAACAAAAGGCTCGTTGATAAACTCTCCCACTACGCAGACCTTTTGATAACCATAGACAACGGCACCACCGCAGTAGAGGAGCTCAGGGAGTTCAAAAGGGATGCAGTGGTAATAGACCATCACAACGTGGGAGAGGAGCTCCCTCCAGCCATACTGCTGAATCCAAAACTCTCTCAGGATTTACCCAAGGAACTTAAGGAGCTATCTTCTGTGGGCTTGGTCTTTTACCTTATAGCCCTTCTTACCAGAGAGTTAAACATAGATTACGACCCAAGGTTGGACATTTACTTACCCGCCATAGGCACCTTGGCAGACTTTATGCCACTGAACTTAACAAACCGGATAATAGTTTCCTACGGCATAAAGTGTTTGGAGTACGTGCAGAAGGGTCAGATAAAGGCTTACGGAATAAAAGCCCTCATGGAAAGGGTGGGACTCAACGGAACTATAACCTCAAGGGATATAACCTTTTCTATAGTGCCAAGGCTAAACGCACCCGGTAGAGTCTCAAGACCCTCCGTAGCCCTAAAGCTGTTCCTGACGGAGGATCCAGACAGGGCAAGGTCCCTTGCCAACAGGATAGAGGAGATAAACCAAAGGAGAAGGCTCATAAGTGAAAGGGCATATGAACTTGCCCTAAAGCAAGCCCTCTCTCAGAAGGACAGGAAGTTTTTGGTGGTAGTGCTTGATAGTTGGGCGGGTGGTGTGGCGGGGTTGGTGGCGGGTAGGCTCTCTGCGGAGTTTCAAAAGCCCACTGCGGTCTTTGCGGTGGGTGATCAGGCAGTAGGTTCCGTAAGAAGTGCCAACGGCATAGATGTGTATTCACTGCTAAGTCAGTTTTCCCACCTTTACCTGAAGTGGGGAGGACACTCTTACGCCATGGGCTTGAGCATGGAAAAGGAAAAGTTGGGGCTGTTTATGGACCTGGTGGAGGAGAGCCTAAAGGATGTGGAGCCTTCTTCCACGATCCTTGAGATAGATGCGCCCCTCTCCTTGGAAAGGATCACTCCCGAGCTTATAAAAAAGCTACACAGCTTGGAACCCTTTGGGGAAGGATTCCCTCCGCCCACCTTTATGTGCGAGTGCGAGCTGATACCAAAGAATTACGACGAAAACAGGCTTGAGCTTAAAACTCCCTCAGGCTTTAGCTTTATCTCTTGGGACAAAGACCTAAACAGAAAGCTCTTAGGCTTAGAAAGGCTGAAGGGGAAGGTGGTCTATCAAATAGACCTTACGAGACCAAAGAGACTACACCTTTTGGACTTTGCCCATGAGTAA
- a CDS encoding sulfite oxidase-like oxidoreductase, giving the protein MKKRIVSDINLREDRLPPGQRWISAPIVYDIVDDIPNWDMGSYRFKVWGEVEEPLELTYEELLSLPSVELVADFHCVTRWSVKEILWEGVQTLEILKRAKPKDSARFVLVHCLEGYTTNLPLEYLYEEDTILAYKMMGQVIPKRHGYPLRLVVPKLYAWKSAKYVWGLEILKEDVPGFWEQRCYHMRGDPWKEERYW; this is encoded by the coding sequence ATGAAGAAAAGAATTGTTAGCGATATAAACCTCAGGGAAGACCGGCTACCGCCTGGGCAGAGGTGGATCTCCGCACCCATAGTCTACGACATAGTGGATGATATTCCCAACTGGGATATGGGCTCATACAGGTTCAAGGTTTGGGGTGAGGTGGAGGAGCCTTTGGAGTTAACCTACGAGGAGCTTCTTTCTTTGCCCTCGGTGGAGCTGGTGGCGGACTTTCACTGCGTTACACGGTGGAGTGTTAAGGAGATCCTATGGGAAGGCGTTCAGACCCTTGAAATTCTCAAAAGGGCAAAGCCAAAGGACAGTGCGCGCTTTGTCTTGGTGCACTGTTTGGAGGGCTACACCACCAACCTACCCTTGGAATATCTCTATGAAGAGGACACCATCTTAGCTTACAAGATGATGGGGCAAGTGATTCCCAAAAGGCATGGCTATCCTCTAAGGCTCGTGGTTCCCAAGCTCTACGCTTGGAAGAGTGCCAAGTATGTGTGGGGGCTTGAGATATTAAAGGAGGATGTCCCGGGCTTTTGGGAACAGAGGTGCTACCACATGAGAGGGGACCCGTGGAAGGAGGAAAGGTACTGGTAA
- a CDS encoding NUDIX domain-containing protein, translating to MFEPKTPYLAVDGVVRLWEGERFKGIVLVERRYEPLGYALPGGFVEVGETVEKAVLREVKEETGLDAQIVKLLGVYSEPNRDPRFHVVSVVFVLDAYGEPRGGDDAKKAVVFPIEDLPFDKIVFDHTKILKDFLRCP from the coding sequence ATGTTTGAGCCAAAAACTCCGTACTTGGCGGTGGATGGTGTGGTCAGACTTTGGGAGGGAGAAAGGTTTAAGGGCATTGTGCTTGTAGAGAGAAGGTATGAACCCTTGGGCTATGCCCTGCCGGGGGGCTTTGTGGAGGTGGGAGAGACGGTGGAAAAGGCAGTACTGCGGGAAGTCAAAGAAGAGACAGGACTTGATGCACAGATTGTTAAACTTTTGGGTGTGTATTCGGAACCCAACAGGGACCCACGCTTTCATGTGGTGTCTGTGGTCTTTGTTTTGGATGCCTACGGAGAGCCAAGGGGTGGCGATGACGCAAAGAAAGCTGTAGTTTTTCCCATAGAGGACCTACCCTTTGATAAAATAGTCTTTGACCACACAAAAATTTTGAAGGATTTCCTGAGATGCCCGTAG
- a CDS encoding pseudouridine synthase codes for MEGGKVLVRLNKYLSMCGVASRRKADQLILEGRVKVNGLVVKELGWKIDPEKDTVEVDGKVVKPPRFMYIALYKPCCYLTALGKSKDGKRTIEELLKDVPVRVYPAGRLDYNAEGLLILTNDGELANRIMHPRYKLPKTYQVLVKGKVSQKTLEEMKKGAVLEDGFAKPVSVRLIRYEGKNSLLEIVFTEGRKHIVKRFTAHFGHKVLRLKRTAIGPIKLGKLSPGKWRELSKEEVHMLKKAVKMVK; via the coding sequence GTGGAAGGAGGAAAGGTACTGGTAAGGCTGAACAAATACCTCTCTATGTGCGGTGTTGCTTCAAGGCGAAAGGCGGACCAACTGATCCTTGAAGGTAGGGTAAAGGTCAATGGACTGGTGGTAAAGGAACTCGGCTGGAAAATTGACCCAGAAAAGGACACGGTAGAGGTAGACGGAAAAGTAGTAAAACCGCCAAGGTTCATGTACATTGCCCTCTACAAGCCCTGCTGTTATCTTACCGCCCTCGGAAAGTCCAAAGATGGGAAGAGAACCATAGAGGAGCTACTAAAGGACGTGCCCGTGAGGGTCTATCCCGCCGGGAGGCTTGATTACAACGCAGAGGGACTTTTGATCCTAACAAACGACGGAGAGCTGGCAAACCGTATAATGCATCCCAGGTATAAACTGCCAAAGACCTATCAGGTTTTGGTAAAGGGAAAGGTTAGCCAAAAAACTTTGGAGGAGATGAAAAAGGGAGCGGTCTTGGAGGATGGGTTCGCTAAGCCTGTAAGCGTTAGGCTGATAAGGTATGAAGGAAAAAACAGTCTATTGGAAATTGTCTTTACGGAGGGAAGAAAGCACATAGTTAAGAGGTTTACCGCCCACTTTGGACACAAGGTTTTAAGGCTCAAGCGCACCGCCATAGGTCCCATAAAACTGGGAAAGCTAAGCCCGGGTAAGTGGAGGGAGCTCTCCAAAGAGGAAGTCCATATGCTAAAGAAGGCTGTTAAAATGGTTAAATAG
- the hisF gene encoding imidazole glycerol phosphate synthase subunit HisF, whose protein sequence is MLAKRIIPCLDVDKGRVVKGVKFQNLRDAGDPVEVAKNYEEQSADELVFLDITASAEERKIMIEVVQRVAETIFIPFTVGGGVSSLEDIRRLLSAGADKVSINTAAVKNPQLIYESAKRFGSQCIVVAIDAKRSERGWEVYIHGGRTPTGLDAVEWAKRVEGLGAGEILLTSMDADGTKKGYDIELCRAVASAVSIPVIASGGAGTMEHFYEVFTQTNVDAALAASLFHFKEVSIPELKAYLKNKGVHVRL, encoded by the coding sequence ATGCTTGCCAAGAGAATAATTCCGTGCTTGGATGTGGACAAAGGAAGGGTAGTAAAAGGTGTAAAGTTCCAGAACCTAAGGGATGCGGGGGACCCGGTGGAGGTGGCAAAGAACTACGAAGAGCAATCCGCCGATGAGCTTGTCTTTTTGGACATAACCGCCTCCGCAGAAGAAAGAAAGATCATGATAGAGGTGGTGCAAAGGGTAGCGGAAACGATCTTTATACCTTTCACGGTGGGTGGTGGTGTATCCTCCTTGGAGGACATAAGGAGGCTTTTGTCTGCCGGTGCGGACAAGGTTTCCATAAACACCGCAGCGGTAAAAAACCCACAGTTGATTTACGAGTCTGCCAAAAGGTTTGGTTCCCAGTGCATAGTGGTAGCCATAGACGCCAAAAGGTCCGAAAGGGGATGGGAGGTTTATATTCACGGTGGGAGGACACCAACGGGGCTTGACGCGGTAGAGTGGGCAAAGAGGGTGGAGGGCTTGGGAGCGGGGGAAATCCTGCTCACTTCAATGGACGCAGATGGCACAAAAAAGGGCTACGATATAGAGTTATGCAGGGCTGTAGCATCGGCGGTGAGCATCCCTGTGATAGCCTCCGGGGGTGCGGGCACAATGGAACACTTTTACGAAGTCTTCACACAAACAAACGTGGACGCAGCCCTCGCAGCGTCCCTCTTTCACTTCAAAGAGGTAAGCATCCCAGAGCTAAAGGCATATCTTAAAAACAAAGGTGTTCATGTGAGGCTTTAA
- a CDS encoding NAD(P)H-dependent glycerol-3-phosphate dehydrogenase, producing MSKVAILGAGRWGTALGLVLSRKGNEVMLFDKNPFVVEALKEGKDPYWGIEFEKKPFATTHLEEALDFSQYILIALPVQVIRKVLEGKSIKGKIFISASKGLEVGTNKRVSEVLKELFPDCKVLALSGPSFAEETAKGLPCAVVLAGEDVALLREVRQLFSSELFRVYLSEDIVGVELGGALKNVIAIACGISDGLGFGDNARAGLITRGLVEMVRLGTALGGKAQTFYGLSGLGDLVLTSTSSKSRNRTFGFLLGQGLSLEQAQEKIGQVVEGKETVKAVKELSEKLGLYAPISWAVYRVVVEGEEPLKVARELLLRPPQRDFEGL from the coding sequence ATGAGTAAAGTTGCCATCTTGGGAGCGGGAAGGTGGGGCACTGCCCTGGGGCTCGTTCTATCTCGGAAGGGCAATGAGGTTATGCTTTTTGACAAAAATCCTTTCGTGGTGGAAGCCCTCAAGGAAGGGAAGGACCCTTATTGGGGTATAGAATTTGAAAAAAAGCCCTTTGCTACCACCCACTTGGAGGAAGCCTTAGACTTTTCCCAGTACATACTTATAGCTTTGCCCGTGCAGGTCATAAGAAAGGTGCTTGAAGGGAAAAGCATAAAGGGAAAAATCTTTATATCTGCGTCAAAGGGTTTGGAGGTGGGCACCAACAAGAGGGTCTCTGAGGTTTTAAAGGAGCTTTTCCCAGATTGTAAAGTTCTTGCCCTCTCTGGTCCCTCCTTTGCGGAGGAAACTGCAAAGGGACTTCCCTGTGCGGTGGTGCTGGCGGGGGAGGATGTGGCGCTTCTGAGGGAGGTGAGGCAGCTCTTTTCCTCGGAGCTCTTTAGGGTTTATCTTTCGGAGGACATAGTGGGTGTGGAGCTTGGGGGAGCGTTAAAGAATGTGATTGCCATAGCATGCGGTATATCTGACGGGCTTGGCTTTGGAGACAACGCAAGGGCTGGTCTTATCACCCGGGGGCTTGTGGAGATGGTTAGGTTGGGCACCGCCTTGGGTGGAAAGGCACAAACCTTTTACGGACTTTCTGGCTTGGGAGACTTGGTTTTGACTTCCACCTCCTCCAAGTCAAGAAACAGAACCTTTGGCTTTTTGCTGGGACAAGGGCTAAGCCTTGAACAGGCACAGGAAAAAATAGGGCAGGTGGTGGAGGGCAAAGAAACGGTAAAGGCGGTAAAGGAGCTTTCAGAAAAGCTCGGCTTATACGCACCTATCTCTTGGGCGGTTTATCGTGTGGTGGTGGAGGGGGAAGAACCTCTGAAGGTAGCCCGGGAGCTTCTTTTGAGACCTCCTCAGAGGGACTTTGAGGGTCTATGA
- a CDS encoding RelA/SpoT family protein, protein MQTVLSKKVEKLLSLVEERDREDVLRAIEFLEERHAGQKRASGEPYAVHPIETAIIVASMGLKKEAIISALLHDVLEDTNTTYEELKERFGETVANIVEGVTKISKYKIKDVSSEKAENYRKLFLATAKDIRVLLVKLADRLHNMRTLEHLPKEKRIRIAKETLEIYVPLANRLGVWQIKTELEDLCFMHLYPKEYERVKEFVRERRAKLEEYLKRHFIPKLKEALKRANIQAEITYRPKHLFGIWQKTIRKGISLEDVHDILGVRVIVNTVEECYLVLGIIHNTFTPVPGKFDDYISLPKPNLYQSLHTAVIGPKGRVVEVQIRTWEMHERAEKGIAAHWAYKESVNIKDNSIYGWLKELVESLKGSKNAQEILENIKLELFSEEVFVFTPKGDLLVLPKGATPVDFAYHIHTDIGNHCAGAKVNGRIVPLDYKLQNGDQVEIITNPNKKPNPEWLKFVVTSKAKSRIKAYLKELERERQIQEGRELLENLAKKLNIDRQELLEKIKKQEGIERDEDVYLLVGSKKLTKERIYQLFGVKKPEVKEKDQSPQVRVRMEDIENVAYQLAKCCNPLPGDEVLGVVAKGKGLIIHLKGCPNLEHFLKHFPERVVHVNWENAQGKYPAIVRVWAKDRVGILGEVASTFAKHNANILQAITKSLKTGEAVMEFTLELSNAEHLKRVLQALRELEGVEKVSRVVRA, encoded by the coding sequence ATGCAGACAGTTTTATCAAAAAAGGTAGAAAAGCTACTCTCTTTAGTGGAGGAGAGAGACCGAGAGGATGTTTTGAGGGCGATAGAGTTTTTGGAAGAAAGACATGCTGGGCAAAAGAGGGCGTCGGGAGAGCCCTATGCGGTGCATCCTATAGAAACTGCCATAATAGTCGCAAGTATGGGACTAAAAAAGGAAGCTATCATCTCCGCATTGCTCCACGATGTTTTGGAGGATACAAACACCACATACGAGGAGTTAAAAGAACGCTTTGGTGAGACGGTGGCAAACATAGTGGAGGGTGTTACCAAGATAAGCAAATACAAAATAAAGGATGTTAGTTCAGAAAAGGCGGAGAACTACAGAAAGCTATTTTTGGCTACTGCCAAGGATATAAGGGTTCTGTTGGTAAAGCTGGCGGATAGGCTTCATAATATGCGCACCCTTGAGCATCTTCCAAAAGAGAAGAGAATAAGAATAGCCAAGGAGACCTTAGAGATATACGTTCCGTTGGCAAACAGGCTGGGAGTTTGGCAAATAAAGACGGAGCTTGAGGACCTTTGCTTTATGCACCTTTACCCAAAGGAGTATGAGAGGGTAAAGGAGTTTGTTAGAGAGAGGCGTGCCAAGCTGGAGGAATACCTCAAAAGGCACTTCATACCCAAGCTAAAGGAAGCCCTAAAAAGGGCTAACATTCAGGCGGAGATCACCTACAGACCCAAGCATCTTTTTGGCATATGGCAAAAAACCATAAGAAAGGGCATAAGCTTGGAGGATGTGCACGATATTCTGGGAGTTAGGGTCATAGTCAATACGGTGGAGGAGTGCTATTTGGTGCTTGGGATAATTCACAACACTTTTACGCCAGTGCCGGGAAAGTTTGATGATTACATATCCCTACCAAAGCCAAACCTCTATCAGTCTTTGCATACTGCGGTAATCGGTCCCAAGGGAAGGGTGGTGGAGGTTCAAATAAGAACTTGGGAGATGCACGAGAGGGCAGAAAAGGGCATTGCGGCGCATTGGGCTTACAAGGAATCCGTTAATATAAAGGACAACAGCATTTACGGTTGGCTAAAGGAACTGGTGGAGAGCCTAAAGGGTAGCAAAAACGCCCAAGAGATCCTTGAAAACATAAAGCTTGAACTGTTCTCGGAGGAGGTCTTTGTCTTTACTCCAAAGGGAGACCTTTTGGTCCTTCCAAAGGGTGCCACACCGGTGGATTTTGCCTATCACATTCACACGGACATAGGCAACCACTGTGCGGGTGCCAAGGTAAACGGTAGGATCGTCCCTCTGGATTACAAGCTTCAAAACGGAGACCAGGTGGAGATCATCACAAACCCTAACAAAAAGCCAAACCCAGAGTGGCTAAAGTTCGTGGTTACCTCCAAGGCAAAGAGCAGGATAAAGGCTTATCTAAAGGAGTTAGAAAGGGAAAGGCAAATTCAGGAGGGTAGAGAGCTTTTAGAGAACTTGGCAAAAAAGCTGAACATAGACAGGCAGGAGCTTTTGGAAAAGATAAAAAAGCAAGAGGGTATTGAAAGGGATGAGGATGTTTATCTTTTGGTGGGAAGCAAAAAGCTAACGAAGGAAAGGATTTATCAGCTTTTTGGTGTAAAAAAACCGGAGGTCAAAGAGAAGGACCAGAGCCCTCAGGTGCGGGTAAGGATGGAGGACATAGAAAACGTCGCCTATCAGCTGGCAAAGTGTTGCAACCCACTGCCGGGAGATGAGGTTCTGGGCGTGGTTGCCAAGGGTAAGGGATTGATCATTCACCTGAAGGGCTGTCCCAACTTGGAGCATTTTCTAAAACACTTTCCCGAAAGGGTTGTCCATGTGAATTGGGAGAATGCCCAGGGTAAATATCCTGCCATTGTGCGCGTATGGGCAAAGGACCGGGTGGGTATTTTAGGTGAAGTTGCCAGCACCTTTGCAAAACACAACGCCAACATACTCCAAGCCATCACCAAAAGCCTAAAGACCGGAGAGGCGGTGATGGAATTTACGTTAGAGCTCAGCAACGCAGAACACTTAAAGAGGGTTCTCCAAGCCCTAAGGGAGTTGGAAGGGGTGGAAAAGGTAAGCAGGGTGGTTAGGGCTTGA
- the mutL gene encoding DNA mismatch repair endonuclease MutL: MFVKELPEEVRFKISAGEVIESPADCVKELIENSLDAKAKRIEIEVIKGGKHYISVKDDGVGIHPEDLPKVILPFHTSKIERFEDLLSLNTYGFRGEALHAIAQVSRMVISSRFYQEDRGYEMRLEEGKVVHIREKGMAVGTRVEVFDLFYNLPVRRNLLKKEDTERAKILRLVRDYAMARPEVSFKLIAEGRELLNLPSTQSARDRLEEIYKTKFEEREIERDGLHLRVFVSLSQKKGEVKLFVNSRPVQNKSLTEYIKRTVGRRIAVCLLEVPPFVVDANIHPKKLEVKLQKEGNIKELFRELFKGHKTHIPSLNQEGHPYKAEPELVGILEDTILIVNWMESLYFIDQHLLAERINYEKGQTSDKACRGAIKAGDKLSPAQVRAMLKEWVELQNPHTCPHGRPIYYRLPLKEIYQQIGRVR, translated from the coding sequence ATGTTTGTCAAAGAACTTCCGGAGGAGGTAAGGTTCAAAATATCCGCAGGTGAAGTTATAGAGAGCCCTGCGGACTGTGTAAAGGAGCTAATAGAAAACTCCCTTGACGCAAAGGCAAAAAGGATAGAGATAGAAGTAATCAAGGGTGGAAAGCACTACATTTCCGTCAAAGATGACGGCGTGGGCATACACCCGGAGGACCTCCCTAAAGTAATCCTGCCCTTTCACACCAGCAAGATAGAGAGGTTTGAGGACCTGCTTTCGTTGAACACCTACGGCTTTAGGGGAGAAGCCCTCCACGCCATAGCCCAAGTTAGCAGGATGGTCATAAGCTCCCGTTTTTACCAAGAGGACAGGGGCTACGAAATGAGGTTGGAAGAGGGAAAGGTGGTGCATATAAGGGAAAAGGGTATGGCGGTAGGCACAAGGGTGGAGGTCTTTGACCTTTTTTACAACCTGCCAGTAAGAAGGAACCTTCTGAAGAAGGAAGATACAGAGAGGGCAAAGATTCTGAGGCTTGTAAGAGACTACGCAATGGCAAGACCGGAGGTATCCTTCAAGCTCATAGCGGAAGGAAGGGAACTTTTGAACCTACCTTCCACCCAGAGCGCAAGGGATCGGTTGGAAGAGATATACAAAACCAAGTTTGAAGAGAGGGAGATTGAAAGGGATGGCTTACACCTGAGGGTCTTTGTTTCCCTCTCCCAAAAGAAAGGAGAGGTAAAGCTTTTCGTAAATTCAAGACCTGTCCAAAACAAAAGCTTAACGGAGTACATAAAAAGAACTGTAGGAAGGCGCATAGCGGTTTGCCTTTTGGAAGTTCCACCCTTTGTGGTGGATGCCAACATCCATCCCAAAAAGCTTGAGGTGAAACTTCAAAAGGAGGGCAACATCAAAGAGCTTTTCAGAGAACTGTTTAAAGGACATAAAACACACATCCCATCCTTGAACCAAGAGGGACATCCATACAAAGCTGAGCCGGAGCTTGTGGGCATCTTGGAGGATACAATACTTATAGTGAATTGGATGGAGAGCCTTTACTTCATAGACCAGCATCTGCTTGCGGAACGCATAAACTACGAAAAGGGACAGACCTCCGATAAAGCATGCAGAGGTGCCATAAAGGCAGGAGACAAGCTATCGCCCGCCCAAGTTAGGGCTATGCTTAAAGAGTGGGTGGAACTACAGAACCCTCACACCTGCCCTCACGGAAGACCCATATACTACCGCCTGCCTCTTAAAGAAATCTACCAACAGATAGGAAGGGTACGCTGA
- the hslV gene encoding ATP-dependent protease subunit HslV, translating to MTTIIAVKRDGVVVMGGDGQVTLGPSVLKHGAKKVRKIYNGSVLVGFAGSAADGLALMERLEGKLEEFRGNLLRASVELAKEWRTDRALRRLDAMLLCANLEHLLVISGTGDVMEPDEPIMAIGSGGDYARACALALYKHTNLSAEEIVKESLSIAAKICIYTNESFHLERLP from the coding sequence ATGACCACCATAATTGCAGTAAAAAGGGATGGTGTGGTAGTTATGGGTGGAGACGGACAGGTCACCCTTGGCCCCTCTGTGCTAAAGCACGGAGCAAAAAAGGTCAGAAAGATCTACAACGGCAGTGTGTTGGTGGGCTTTGCGGGTTCCGCTGCAGATGGTCTTGCCCTAATGGAAAGGCTGGAGGGAAAGCTGGAGGAGTTCAGAGGAAACCTCTTGAGGGCTTCGGTGGAGTTGGCAAAGGAGTGGAGAACAGACAGGGCTTTAAGAAGACTTGACGCCATGCTTTTGTGTGCAAACTTGGAACACCTCTTGGTAATTTCTGGCACGGGGGATGTAATGGAACCAGACGAGCCCATCATGGCAATAGGCTCCGGTGGAGACTACGCAAGGGCTTGCGCCTTGGCTCTTTACAAACACACCAACCTATCTGCAGAGGAGATCGTCAAAGAATCCCTCTCCATCGCAGCAAAGATCTGCATATACACCAACGAAAGCTTTCACTTGGAAAGACTACCGTAA